The following DNA comes from Kluyveromyces lactis strain NRRL Y-1140 chromosome E complete sequence.
ACACTGATCAAGACCACTGATGGATTTACGTGTTGCAAATGTGGAACAACTCTATCGATAATTTCTTGAGACTCCATAGGGTCAATTGGTTTGTGTTCGCTCAATGACTCCAAAATAGTGATTCTTGCCCATTCTGTACATTCGTTCAACACGTTCAAAAACCTCTTAACGTTTTGAGATActaatttcttgatatctATTGAACCAGGGTCCAATTCGTTAATTTCGTGCAGTGCGGCAAGCGCGTTGGCAACAACCATTGGATTATCGTCAGACAAAGCGTCTTGCAAATCGTTCAATACGCCCAATTCACGGCATAGGTCCGGGttcaattggaacaattttGCAACGCATAGTACCGCGGTTCTTCTCACGTACGGATTATCATCGACTAGAGTCTTTCTTAGCGGAATCTCAATGTATTCCAAGATCTTATCAACTCTGATCATCGACATGGTACGGATTGCCATAGACCTAATCAATGGGTTCGGATCAGCTGCATCGCTGACGAATGTGTTCACGACAAGGATGCATAACTCCGGATGAGTTTCTGCATAATTAGCCACGTAAAGGTATAccaatttcttctgttCAATGTCTTGAGTGGCtatattcttcaaaacgTCGGGAAACAAAGATGAAACATCTTTGCCGGAAGTCATCTGTTGAATAATCTTACGGATCGCGTCCTTTCGGGTCTGTGGGTACTGAGATACTAATCCATTTCGTAGTTCAAACAATTCACCTTTATTGGAAATCTTAGGAGCCACTCGTATGGCGTCTCTTAAgaacttcttgatcttcttatCAACACCCATTGTTTCCCTTGGTATTTATGAGAAAGCAGAGCAAGCAATTGGCTGGAGGAAGGAAGACTAATCGCTTGGGGACAGAGTCTTGAATATAAACAGGTTCATCTATTTATATACAGATTCCAGTTAATTTGATTGATGTTTTCTATGAATACTGGAAAGTGAAAGCTTGCTGGCGAGGTCACGTGTGTGCTCACGTGTATCGGAAGATTCCGTAACCCGGACATCATATGATGTCCGGGTTACGGTATTGAGAGATCTCACTTCCTAATAAGAATGGTTACTACCTGATTAGGGAAATTGCTAAGGGAGATTCACACTTCTGCGTAAATTCTTACGCACCGCAGTGTGGTGTACTGATATACCCGACTTTTTATAAAAACACAGTCCTCAGAGTTGCCAGACCAAAAGATACGCGCGACACCCTTACACCATTCAGCGTACCACTCAGCACGCACCACGcacattgaaaaaaaattcttttctagCCAAAGCTCATCACTTGAATATTGAGAAAGTATTAAGAACTTGATATAACTTGCAAGAGTTTACTGCATTAGTATTAAGCTATCAGTTCTTGTtgattgaaattgttatctattctcttcttttgattcatcAGAACAACACATCTCAAGGAATTaactgaaaagaaatgtctTCCAGCAATATTATGCTTGTTTTGAGAGGTACCCTAGAAGGTCACAACGGCTGGGTCACCTCTTTGTCTACCTCTGCTGCTCAACCAAACTTGTTGGTTTCTGGTTCCAGAGATAAGACTTTGATCTCCTGGAGATTGACCGAAAACGAACAACAATTCGGTGTCCCAGTTAGATCTTACAAGGGTCACTCTCACATCGTTCAAGATGTTGTTGTCTCTGCTGACGGTAACTACGCCGTTTCTGCTTCTTGGGATAAGACCTTGAGATTGTGGAACTTGGCTACTGGTAACTCTGAAGCTAGATTTGTTGGTCACACCGGTGATGTTTTGTCCGTTGCCATTGATGCTAACTCTTCTAAGATTATCTCTGCTTCCAGAGATAAGACCATCAGAGTTTGGAACACTGTCGGTGACTGTGCCTACGTCTTGTTGGGTCACACCGACTGGGTTACCAAGGTCAGAGTTGCTCCAAAGAACTTGGAAGACGGTGAAGTCGATGACGGTAGAATCACTTTCGTTTCTGCTGGTATGGACAAGATCGTTAGAGTATGTGCCAgacttttttcttttattgcATTGCATTGCATTGCCTATCTCCCGATTAGATTGATTTACCTTGGAATTC
Coding sequences within:
- the ASC1 gene encoding 40S ribosomal protein RACK1 (highly similar to uniprot|P38011 Saccharomyces cerevisiae YMR116C ASC1 WD repeat protein (G-beta like protein) involved in translation regulation required for repression of Gcn4p activity in the absence of amino-acid starvation core component of the ribosome ortholog of mammalian RACK1), with amino-acid sequence MSSSNIMLVLRGTLEGHNGWVTSLSTSAAQPNLLVSGSRDKTLISWRLTENEQQFGVPVRSYKGHSHIVQDVVVSADGNYAVSASWDKTLRLWNLATGNSEARFVGHTGDVLSVAIDANSSKIISASRDKTIRVWNTVGDCAYVLLGHTDWVTKVRVAPKNLEDGEVDDGRITFVSAGMDKIVRSWSLNEDSYRIEADFIGHNNYINVVQPSPDGSLAASAGKDGQIYVWNLKHKSAFMNFDAKDEVFALAFSPSRFWLTAATASGIKIYDLENEVLIDELKPEFAGYTKAQDPHAVSLAWSADGQTLFAGYTDNVIRVWQVMTAN